Genomic segment of Nitrosopumilaceae archaeon AB1(1):
GTATACCATCTAAAAGTTATCTGGATCAGGAAAAAATCATCCAAGTAATTTTATCCTCTGGGGCAGACTCTGTGCATCCCGGATATGGTTTTCTCTCTGAGAATGCAGATTTTGTAAAAATGTGTGAAAAAAATAAAATCACATTTGTAGGACCCAGTGCTGATTCTATGACCTTGTGTGGGGATAAAATGCGCTGTAAATCGGTAATGGCAAAAGCCGGTGTTCCTACAGTACCGGGCAGTCTTGATCTTGTAAAGGATGCAGACGAAGCTGTGCAAATTGCCAATGACATACAATATCCTGTTTTATTGAAATCCGTTTATGGTGGAGGTGGTAGAGGCATACGACTAGTTCGTAGCGATGCTGAACTTTTAGAACAATTTAAAATCGTAACTGATGAATCTATATCTGCTTTTGGAAAATCTGCAATTCTTGTTGAAAAATATTTAGAAAATATCAGACATATTGAATTTCAACTTGCCCGAGACAGTCACGGAAATGGTGTTCATATATTTGAGAGAGAGTGCTCTATTCAACGAAGAAATCAAAAACTCATTGAAATGTCACCATCGCCAGTAGTGGATGAGACAATTCGAAATCAAGTAGGTCAATTGGCCATAAAGGCTGCCGAAGCTGTCAATTATGAGAATCTTGGAACAGCAGAGTTTCTACGTATAGATGATGGCACGTTTTACTTTATAGAGATAAACGCACGTCTTCAGGTAGAACATCCGGTAACTGAATTAGTATCTGGATTGGATCTAGTAAAATTACAATTCGATATAGCAAATGGTGAAAAACTTCCATTCACACAAGATCAATTAAAACCAAATGGCTTTGCAATGGAGTGCAGAATAAATGCCGAAGACACATTCTTGGATTTTGCCCCCTCCACCGGTATACTTCCCAAAGTTGAGATTCCATCAGGACCTGGAATACGTTGTGATACGTATCTATACTCTGGATGTAACGTGTCTCCATTCTATGACTCTCTTATGGCAAAATTGTGCAGTTGGGGAGATACATTTGAAGAGTCTAGATTACGTATGCTGCAAGCACTTGTCGATTTTCGTATTGATGGTGTAGAGACATCAATACCACTATACAAAACTATTCTGAAAACTGAAGAGTTTAAAACTGGCAACATGTCTACTGACTTTTTAGATTGTCATGATATACTGAATAGACTCAAACAGGATATCAATAATGATGTGAAAGATGTTATTACCCCTGCACTAGCTGCATGTATCATTCATAATGAATACCTAAAGAGTCGTGTTGCTGAATCTGCTCAAGATACTTGGAGATATCCACTTTGATGAATTTTAAAATTGATGCACAAGATGGAGAATTTGCAGGTAGACTATTATCTAATCTTGGTAATGGCAATTATATTTTACAAATTAATGATAGAAAAATCAATTTGCAAATACAATCAATTACTTCTGACGGTATGGATATTCTACTAGACAACAAGTATCATCATGTACGGTTTGTACAAACTACAACTGCTAATATGACCTTAAACATAGATGGAATCCCCATCTCTGTTTTACTAAATAATCACCTTGATGATATTGTGTATAAAAATTCTGAAACCAGTGGTGGTTCTAGAGGAAAACAAAATCTGCACAGCCAGATTCCTGGCAAAGTTGTCTCAATTGCAATATCTGAAGGCGATGATGTAAAGACTGATGATACTGTGTGTGTCTTGGAATCTATGAAGATGCAAGTCAAAATAAAATCAATTCGTGATGGTAAAGTGACTAGTCTTAAAATTAAAGAAGGTGATACTGTGGCTAAAGGCGACACTATTGCTATCATTGAATAATTATTTTAATTGGTCTAGTCTTCTTTTTTAGATTTTTCATTCATATCTTCTTTTTTAGATTCTCTAGCACCATCTTCTTTTTTAGATTTTTCATTCATATCTTCTTTTTTAGATTCTCTAGCACCATCTTCTTTTTTAGATTTTTCATTCATATCTTCTTTTTTAGATTCTCTAGCACCATCTTCTTTTTTAGATACTAGAGTGGTATCTTTTTTTTCTACCATTTTAGCATCTGTCTTTGTTGTAGGCCTTACCCCTGTTGCAACTTGAGCAGATTTTGCTGGCACCGATACATATGGGGTGTCACCTTCTTCACTTGGGGGCTCTACCTTACGTTTTGTTTTCATCTTGCCAATATTTTTTTGTAAATTAGAACCAGACGCAAAGTGTATTTTATCTTCCTCATCTCTCTTTACAATATATGATGGAACATCTATGATTCTGTCATCAATCATAACATGACAATGTGTAATTGCCTGTCGTGCCTGATATGCTGTAGTGAATTCTAATTTTTTGTGTGCAATGGTTTGTAGTCTTCTCTCAAGAAGATTTGTTATTTGTAAATTTAATACATTATCTAATGTCGATTCACTATCTACTAGTTTTATTTTTATTAGTGATTTCATGAATATTGGTTCCTTTTCTTCTCTAATCTCTTTTCTCAAAGCTAATAGTGATCGTGCCTGTTTTCTCACTCGTGATAATTCTGTTCGTGCCTTCCACAACTCTCTCTTTGTCTTTAATCCAAATGTACCTAATAGTTTGAGTTCATCCATCTTTAAATCATAATTCAATGGACGCTTTGGTTTTTTCCAAATACGTCTAGAATACTTTGGATCTCCCAATCACACTCACTCCTTTTTCTTCTCTTCTGGTTTTGCAGCTGGTGGTGGAGCTTTGGTTGATCCTGCAGCTGGTGCATCTCCAGTCTTTGCCGGTGTTGCGCCTTCTGCACTACCTGCCTCTGTTGCACTTTCAGTGGTGCATCTCCTGTCTTTGCTGGCATTATTTTACCACCCTTTGCAACTCCGACAGCTCCGCCTTTTCTTCCGGTTGTACGAGTTCGTTGTCCACGAACTTTTAATCCAAACATGTGTCTATATCCTCTCCAACTACCTATTAATTTTTCACGCTCTACATCATTTCTAATTGTAAATGGAACATCCGATGTGATTAGATGTAAATCATTTCCAGTCTCAAGATTTTGTTGTCTGTTTAGAAACCATATTGGGAAACCTGCCTTTATTGGATCCTCCAATATACCTTCTATGTCTTTTACCTGTTTTTCTGTCATATTGCCAATATTCGAATCTGAACTCATTTCTAATTTATCTAAAATTGCATTTGCAAATGCTCTGCCTACGCCCTTTATCTGCTGTAATCCGATCAGTAATTTCTTCTCTCCGATAATGTCGTTGCCAACTATTCTAATAATATGTTCATATCCACTAATACTCAAGTATTCCAACTAAAAAATACCTAGATAAAAACCATGCTTGAATTAGATGTTTTCTTTGTTTGAGATGATGATTCACTCATCAATAATGTTTAAGTCTAATGTATTGGTATGATATCCATGAATGAAGATGATATTAATCGTCTATTTGATCCCAAAATCACCGAAATTCTTGCCATGCTTGAAGACTCTCCAAAACCAATTAGTGTAATTTCTGATCAATTGAATCTTGATGTGAATGAGATTAAAACACGTCTAGAACCATTAATCAAAGATGGATTTATCTCCTTTGATGAATCTGCTAATGATGTAATAGTGTCTGCCGATATAGATAAACTTACAAAGTTTTTTGAGAAAAATATGAATTTTGATAGTACCATTGATGGTTTAACTGAGATGGATAGTTTTCTAAACTAACGTTTTTTCATATTTCGTATTGTAATAATTCCAATTACTACCAAACTTGCCAATCCGCCAATTAATAAATACACTCCCACTATGCTAACTGATATATCGTTATCATCTGGATAGTATGTGATTACTCCTATGACATTTATGATTTGATCTGCTGTGTTTTCAACAACTAGTCTATACTCTCCTTTTGTATTTATGTCGAAACTCTTCTCTATTGGAACCTCGGAAATTAATTCTGTAACTATTACATTATCAAATGGATCATACAATGAACTGTATAATGCATTTTTCACAAATGTAGGCGAGTCTATTACTATTACGCCAATCTCATTAATCATTGGATCTAGTTCTGCTTTGATCTCGATATTATCTCTAGCATTTACATCTTGATTAATTACTACTAAATCATTTACTATTATACTTACACCATAAAATATGACTGCTATGCCAGAGCCACATAGACACATTGTGACTAACAGATATAACATAATTTTTCTCATGTATCATTGGTGCCATTTCATGGTTAAAATATTATTCTTTTAATATTAGATAAGACTAAATTTGTTAGCATATACTAAATTTTAAATATACCGCGCAGAGTCATTATTCATTGAAGATTGGTTCTCTAATGGGAATGGTACTAGTAATAGCCGTTGCAAGCTCAATTCTATACTTTTCTGTATCTAGTGTAATGGGGACTAGCCATGATACTAGTACATTCATTACTCATAATGGTGAGGTGATAACGACGTATGGGGATATACTAAATCCGCAATATTCTACATCTACTGTAGAGTTTGATCCAAATCAATATCTTCGCAATTTCAATTATGGTACAGTATCTACACTGCCTGATGGTACAACACTACGGGAATTTACTATAATAGCCGAAGATCATTTGATTCAAGAGATCTCCCCTGGAATATTTTATAATGTTTGGACATTCAACGGAACTGTTCCTGGCCCTACCATTAGAGTGACAGAAGGTGATCTAGTACGTATACATTTCATTAATAATGGATCAAAACCACACACCATGCATTTTCATGGAATACACGAAGCTCAATTTGACGGTGTGTTTGAACCAGTAGGTGCTAATGGTGGACAATTTACATACGAATGGATAGCAGATCCCGTCGGTGTTCATCCATATCATTGTCATGTTATGCCACTTGAAGAGCACATTTTACATGGTTTGTATGGTGTTTATATCGTAAATCCAAAAGAGCCTCGAGAACCTGCTGATGAAATGGTTATGGTATTGAATGGTTTTGATACAGACTTTGATACTGAAAATAATATTTATGCTGCAAACACTGTTCCATTTTATTATCAACATCATCCAATACAGATCAATGTAGGTGATCTTGTTCGAATTTATGTTGTGAATATGGTGGAATTTGATCCCATAAACAATTTTCATCTACATGGGAATCTCTATTTTTATTATCCAACAGGAACTAGTACTGTACCATCTGAATATACTGATATGATAACCTTATCTCAAACTGAGCGAGGAATTATGGAATTTTCCTATGATTACCCTGGCAAATATTTATTTCACGCACACAAGGTAGAATTTTCTGAAAAAGGATGGGCTGGCTTATTCCTAGTTAAAGGTAATGCGGATAGCGACTATGGAACCTAACTTTTCAAAACCTAAATTAATTCTTGGTGGATTGGGACCACTCATCGCACTTGTATTTTTTGTATTTTACATATTGGGACCGGGCTCACTTTTGAATGATATTGGTACACCTTTACCTGATATTACTTTTGATAGAATAGCATTTGAGGATACAGAAATCATTGCAACTATACGAAATACCGGACCTGTCCCTCTTAATGTGGTGATGGCAGATGTAAATGATCGCATTCAACCTGCGGCAATTGAACCTAACGGATACTTGGAGCGTTTTGAGACTGCAATTTTAAGAATACCGTTNCAGTGGAATGAGGGGGAGCCATATGAAATTGGTGTTACCATTCAAGATGGCACACGTTTCTCCTCAGCAGTGGATGCGGCATCTCCGTTGTTGGAACCGTCAAAAGATCTCTTTGTTCGTCTTGGTCTTATTGGGATTTATGTGGGTATAATACCCATAATGATTGGATTATTGTGGCTACCGTTCATTAAGAAAATGAACTCTTCATACTATCGCTTCTTTTTAGCACTTACAGTTGGTCTACTAATATTTTTGGGAATTGACTCTGTTGCCGAAGCTGGTAAAGTCGTCGATGAAAATATTGCTGATATTTTTGATGGTACTATGTTGATTGCTATTAGTCTAATCTCTTCATTTCTAATTCTTCATTATTTGGGAGGGCGTCTACGTAAAATAAGTTCAAGTCCATTCATACTAGCATTATTAATAGCGATTGGAATTGGAATACATAATTTTGGCGAAGGTCTTGCTATAGGTGCATCTGTAGCATTAGGCTCAATATCTCTTAGTACATTTCTCATTGCTGGATTTGCAATTCATAATGCTACTGAAGGAATTGCCATAGCGTCACCTATTGCAAAACGTAAATCATCAATACTTTTGCTCGTGGGTTTGGGAGTTCTTGCAGGAATTCCCGCTGTATTTGGTACATGGATTGGGGGATTTACATTTCTACCATTTCTATCTGTAATGTTTCTGGCCATAGGTGCCGGTGCACTATTTCAGGTATCCTACTCTGTGTTATCGTGGATACGCGAAGATGACAAATCCCTATCTTCGCCCTCTACTGTTGGTGGACTGATTTTGGGATTTATCATATTATACATCACTAGTATTGTTATCTGAATATTTCATGATTGATGTCTGATTTTGATTCAATTCTTTCATACCATTCCTAGCTGACATTAATAGATACGATTTTCTCAAATAAATCAAGCCGGTCATAGCGTTGGGGTGCGACCCAGTCTCATTCCGAACCTGGAAGTCAAACCCAATGTCGCTGTTGTGTTACTAAGGTGCGAGAGCTCTTGGGAAGCAGCAGTACTGGCGTTTTTTCATAAATATAATATACAGTATAATTTGAATTACTATATTGCAAAAGTGTGTTGTTTGTGGAGAGGGATTTGATAATGATATTAGATTCCTCAATCACATGATGGAAAAACATGGATTTCGAAATTCAAACATTTCAAAACCTGATCGAAATAGTAGGGGCTACTAGTCATACATTTGATAAATATTTTAAAATTAATCTTACACCATATGCTGTTGCGCCTTTTGGATTATAAGATTTGTATTTTGTAGCTCCCTGTGTCCATGCAGTACCTGCAATGTCAATATGTGCCCACGGTGTTTTGTTTATCGCATTTTTCAAAAATGCTGCAGCAGTAATTGTTCCTGCAGCTCTGCCAATTCCCATGTTTCTAATATCTGCAAAATCTGATTTTACCATATCCATATAGTCATCATCTATTGGTAATCTCCACAACTTTTCACAAGTAACTTGTGATGCATCTAGAATTTTTTCAGCAAGACTGTCGTTATTTGATACTAGCCCTGCAACATTATTTCCCAGTGCTACTATACATGCTCCAGTTAGAGTGGCAAAATCTATTATTGCTCTGGGGGAGTATTTCTTTTCCCCATATGATAATGCATCTGCTAGAATTAGTCTACCTTCTGCATCTGTGTTTAGAATTTCAGCAGTTTTACCACTGAATAATGTTACAATATCCCCTGGTCTGTATGCTTGCCCATCAGGCATGTTTTCAACTGATGGGACGATTCCAACTATGTTCAAGCCTAGTTTGAGTTCGGCAACTGCTTTTACTATTCCTAAAACGACACATCCACCACATTTATCAAATTTCATTTCCTCCATTTTCTCACCCGGTTTCAATGATATTCCACCAGTGTCAAATGTGACAGCTTTACCTACGAGTACAATTGGTCTTTGTTTTCCAGCTCCATTATATTCCAAAGTTATCAGTTTCGGCTCGTTTTTACTTCCTTGCCCTACGGCTACTATTCCTCCAAATTTACCTTTGATTAATTGTGCTTTTCCAAGTATGTTTATTTTCAAACTATTTGTTTTTGCAATTTTTTTTGCATAATCTGCCAATACCGCAGGTGTGCATTCACTTGGGGGTAAATTGCATAATTCTTTGGTAAATACAACACATTCAGAGATAATTTTTGCGTGTTTTACTGCTTGTTGATTTAATTTATTTCTCTGTGCTATAATTTTGAATTTTGTAGGTAAATTTTGTTTCCTTGTTTTATATTTACTAAATGTATACATGGCAGGAATTACCCCCTCGATTATATTTTGTATGATTACGTGTTGTTTTTTTAATTGACTTGGTAATACAAAAACAAATTCGTTTAATTCCAACTCTTTTATTTTTTTTGCAACTAGACCTGATACATGTCTTATGATGTCATTATCTTTTTCATGACCTTTGATACTAGCAAGAATAATTCTTTGTGCCGATGTTTTTGTATGAATAGTTGTAATTTTTTCATGATGTACGTCCTTTATACCGCTCTTTACAATATCCGGTGAACCTTTTACCATTTTTGTGTCGTCTGCTATTAAAAGACACAATGCCTGTGTTTTTATTTTAAACGGATTCTTTGATTCTAATGTTACTTGCATGTACATTACTGTCAATCATAATACTATAAGTATTTGAGTAATTTTATATCAATTTCTTTATCTTTTTATTTGTAATTAGACTAGCTGAACGCCAGAATACTGCATTGGCATTTTTACAACTAGACGGGTTGGGAAATTTTTGTCTCTTTCCATTACCCTTTTGTAATATGATACATTTCATCAAAGGAATTATTCCTGCACGTCCTCCATACGCTGTAGTTTTATCTATAAACCAAAACATCTCTAGTACATCCAAATCATTAATTCTTTTGTGCCATATTTTTGCCTCATCTGTATAATGTCCTACAAGCGTTATCTTCCCTCTTGATAAGACATCTATTCCTTTAGCAAATTTTGTACACAAGAAACAATCATTGTCAAATAATATGGTGAATTCTTGCATATGTGTATATTAATTCACTATAATTAAATTTTTTACCTTTCGGTATGACCTGAAAATTTCTATCAAGCTTAATATTCTAAAATTTAATATCGAATCTATATGGGTTTGAATTATTATTCTATTAAAAAACATATTCTCAAGGCTCGAAAATTAGTCATACGTGGTACCACAGCTGCAGGCTCTGGGCACCCTGGTGGTTCTTTCTCAATGGCAGAGATTCTAG
This window contains:
- a CDS encoding 30S ribosomal protein S4, giving the protein MGDPKYSRRIWKKPKRPLNYDLKMDELKLLGTFGLKTKRELWKARTELSRVRKQARSLLALRKEIREEKEPIFMKSLIKIKLVDSESTLDNVLNLQITNLLERRLQTIAHKKLEFTTAYQARQAITHCHVMIDDRIIDVPSYIVKRDEEDKIHFASGSNLQKNIGKMKTKRKVEPPSEEGDTPYVSVPAKSAQVATGVRPTTKTDAKMVEKKDTTLVSKKEDGARESKKEDMNEKSKKEDGARESKKEDMNEKSKKEDGARESKKEDMNEKSKKED
- a CDS encoding acetyl-CoA carboxylase biotin carboxyl carrier protein subunit, coding for MNFKIDAQDGEFAGRLLSNLGNGNYILQINDRKINLQIQSITSDGMDILLDNKYHHVRFVQTTTANMTLNIDGIPISVLLNNHLDDIVYKNSETSGGSRGKQNLHSQIPGKVVSIAISEGDDVKTDDTVCVLESMKMQVKIKSIRDGKVTSLKIKEGDTVAKGDTIAIIE
- a CDS encoding biotin carboxylase N-terminal domain-containing protein; translated protein: MIEKLLIANRGEIALRVIKTCKALGIKTVAVYSDEDTNSLHVKHATEAYHIGPGIPSKSYLDQEKIIQVILSSGADSVHPGYGFLSENADFVKMCEKNKITFVGPSADSMTLCGDKMRCKSVMAKAGVPTVPGSLDLVKDADEAVQIANDIQYPVLLKSVYGGGGRGIRLVRSDAELLEQFKIVTDESISAFGKSAILVEKYLENIRHIEFQLARDSHGNGVHIFERECSIQRRNQKLIEMSPSPVVDETIRNQVGQLAIKAAEAVNYENLGTAEFLRIDDGTFYFIEINARLQVEHPVTELVSGLDLVKLQFDIANGEKLPFTQDQLKPNGFAMECRINAEDTFLDFAPSTGILPKVEIPSGPGIRCDTYLYSGCNVSPFYDSLMAKLCSWGDTFEESRLRMLQALVDFRIDGVETSIPLYKTILKTEEFKTGNMSTDFLDCHDILNRLKQDINNDVKDVITPALAACIIHNEYLKSRVAESAQDTWRYPL
- a CDS encoding multicopper oxidase domain-containing protein, translated to MGMVLVIAVASSILYFSVSSVMGTSHDTSTFITHNGEVITTYGDILNPQYSTSTVEFDPNQYLRNFNYGTVSTLPDGTTLREFTIIAEDHLIQEISPGIFYNVWTFNGTVPGPTIRVTEGDLVRIHFINNGSKPHTMHFHGIHEAQFDGVFEPVGANGGQFTYEWIADPVGVHPYHCHVMPLEEHILHGLYGVYIVNPKEPREPADEMVMVLNGFDTDFDTENNIYAANTVPFYYQHHPIQINVGDLVRIYVVNMVEFDPINNFHLHGNLYFYYPTGTSTVPSEYTDMITLSQTERGIMEFSYDYPGKYLFHAHKVEFSEKGWAGLFLVKGNADSDYGT
- a CDS encoding divalent cation transporter, with amino-acid sequence MEPNFSKPKLILGGLGPLIALVFFVFYILGPGSLLNDIGTPLPDITFDRIAFEDTEIIATIRNTGPVPLNVVMADVNDRIQPAAIEPNGYLERFETAILRIPXQWNEGEPYEIGVTIQDGTRFSSAVDAASPLLEPSKDLFVRLGLIGIYVGIIPIMIGLLWLPFIKKMNSSYYRFFLALTVGLLIFLGIDSVAEAGKVVDENIADIFDGTMLIAISLISSFLILHYLGGRLRKISSSPFILALLIAIGIGIHNFGEGLAIGASVALGSISLSTFLIAGFAIHNATEGIAIASPIAKRKSSILLLVGLGVLAGIPAVFGTWIGGFTFLPFLSVMFLAIGAGALFQVSYSVLSWIREDDKSLSSPSTVGGLILGFIILYITSIVI
- a CDS encoding leucyl aminopeptidase; the encoded protein is MQVTLESKNPFKIKTQALCLLIADDTKMVKGSPDIVKSGIKDVHHEKITTIHTKTSAQRIILASIKGHEKDNDIIRHVSGLVAKKIKELELNEFVFVLPSQLKKQHVIIQNIIEGVIPAMYTFSKYKTRKQNLPTKFKIIAQRNKLNQQAVKHAKIISECVVFTKELCNLPPSECTPAVLADYAKKIAKTNSLKINILGKAQLIKGKFGGIVAVGQGSKNEPKLITLEYNGAGKQRPIVLVGKAVTFDTGGISLKPGEKMEEMKFDKCGGCVVLGIVKAVAELKLGLNIVGIVPSVENMPDGQAYRPGDIVTLFSGKTAEILNTDAEGRLILADALSYGEKKYSPRAIIDFATLTGACIVALGNNVAGLVSNNDSLAEKILDASQVTCEKLWRLPIDDDYMDMVKSDFADIRNMGIGRAAGTITAAAFLKNAINKTPWAHIDIAGTAWTQGATKYKSYNPKGATAYGVRLILKYLSNV
- a CDS encoding 30S ribosomal protein S13, whose amino-acid sequence is MSISGYEHIIRIVGNDIIGEKKLLIGLQQIKGVGRAFANAILDKLEMSSDSNIGNMTEKQVKDIEGILEDPIKAGFPIWFLNRQQNLETGNDLHLITSDVPFTIRNDVEREKLIGSWRGYRHMFGLKVRGQRTRTTGRKGGAVGVAKGGKIMPAKTGDAPLKVQQRQVVQKAQHRQRLEMHQLQDQPKLHHQLQNQKRRKRSECDWEIQSILDVFGKNQSVH